A region from the candidate division WOR-3 bacterium genome encodes:
- the moaCB gene encoding bifunctional molybdenum cofactor biosynthesis protein MoaC/MoaB, whose translation MFDISDKIKTLRIAKARAVIEVSENIIKRIENKEIEKGDIFEVSKAVACQSVKKTPFILPFCHNIPIEWISFDHKIDDKRITIEVTVKTIARTGCEMEALFSVSCAALNIYDMLKPYDRNIEIKEIKVIEKKGGKSDFIEEVPPDFKAGVLVVSDSVYAGKKQDKSGKIIVKILEECGLKNIDYKIVPDERDMIEKEVKNWIENKYNLVITTGGTGLSPRDITPEAVKPLIEKEISAIMEASRVYGYERTPYSMLSRGIAGVSGKTLIITLPGSSKGSYESMRAIFPYVFHIYKMMEGKGHKE comes from the coding sequence ATGTTTGATATAAGTGATAAAATCAAAACTTTGAGAATTGCAAAAGCAAGGGCAGTGATAGAAGTTTCTGAAAATATAATTAAAAGGATTGAAAATAAAGAAATTGAAAAAGGTGATATTTTTGAGGTTTCCAAAGCTGTTGCCTGTCAATCTGTTAAAAAGACTCCTTTTATTTTACCTTTCTGTCATAACATTCCTATTGAATGGATTTCCTTTGACCATAAAATTGATGATAAAAGAATAACAATTGAGGTTACTGTTAAAACAATTGCAAGGACAGGCTGTGAAATGGAAGCCCTTTTTTCTGTTAGCTGTGCTGCTCTTAATATTTACGATATGCTAAAGCCTTATGATAGAAATATTGAAATTAAAGAGATAAAAGTGATTGAGAAAAAGGGTGGAAAATCTGATTTTATAGAGGAAGTTCCTCCCGATTTTAAAGCAGGTGTGCTTGTTGTATCGGATTCAGTTTATGCTGGAAAGAAACAGGATAAATCAGGAAAAATTATTGTAAAGATTCTTGAGGAATGTGGTTTAAAGAATATTGATTATAAAATTGTTCCGGATGAAAGGGATATGATAGAAAAAGAGGTTAAAAACTGGATTGAAAATAAATATAATCTTGTTATAACAACAGGTGGAACAGGACTTTCACCAAGAGATATAACCCCTGAGGCTGTAAAACCTTTAATAGAAAAGGAAATTTCTGCTATAATGGAGGCTTCAAGGGTTTATGGTTATGAAAGGACTCCTTATTCAATGCTTTCAAGGGGTATAGCAGGGGTTAGTGGTAAGACTTTGATTATTACTTTGCCAGGTTCATCAAAGGGTTCTTATGAATCAATGAGGGCAATTTTCCCTTATGTTTTTCATATTTATAAAATGATGGAAGGTAAAGGGCATAAGGAATGA
- a CDS encoding TSUP family transporter, whose amino-acid sequence MIFFNPFIYFLFFLFALIYSSVGLGGGSAYVALMSFCGVSHKFIPSTSLFLNVLASLIAFLNYRIHIDFKNRFKFLTLLYLLSLTGVYIGAKIVIERKLFMIVLGLVLILLSIISILENFIKKLKIRIKISFVPLFGFIAGIIAGLLGIGGGILVSSVLIFSGIGEKEIPGILSFFVMINSLFGFIIHFIRGNVNFNLILPITFSVFLGSIIGSFVGSYKLKPIYVKKILNLIILSFGVKILWDSIL is encoded by the coding sequence ATGATTTTTTTTAATCCCTTTATTTATTTTCTTTTTTTCCTTTTTGCTCTGATATATTCCTCAGTAGGGCTTGGTGGTGGAAGTGCCTATGTGGCCCTTATGAGTTTCTGTGGAGTTTCTCATAAGTTCATACCTTCCACCTCCCTTTTTTTAAATGTGCTTGCTTCTCTTATAGCTTTTTTAAATTACAGAATTCATATTGATTTTAAAAACCGCTTTAAATTTTTAACTTTACTTTACTTACTTTCCCTTACAGGTGTTTATATTGGAGCAAAAATTGTAATTGAGAGAAAATTATTTATGATAGTTCTTGGTTTAGTTTTAATTTTATTATCAATAATTTCAATTCTTGAAAATTTCATAAAGAAACTTAAAATTAGAATAAAAATTTCTTTTGTTCCCCTTTTTGGTTTTATTGCCGGAATAATAGCGGGTCTTTTAGGAATAGGCGGAGGGATTCTTGTATCTTCTGTTTTAATTTTTTCAGGTATAGGTGAAAAGGAAATACCCGGTATACTTTCCTTTTTTGTTATGATTAATTCTCTTTTTGGTTTTATTATCCATTTTATAAGGGGTAATGTAAATTTTAATTTAATTTTACCTATAACATTTTCTGTTTTCTTGGGTTCTATTATAGGTTCTTTTGTAGGTTCTTATAAATTAAAGCCAATTTATGTTAAGAAAATTTTAAACCTTATAATTTTATCTTTTGGAGTAAAAATACTATGGGACAGCATCTTATAA